A genomic segment from Cygnus atratus isolate AKBS03 ecotype Queensland, Australia chromosome Z, CAtr_DNAZoo_HiC_assembly, whole genome shotgun sequence encodes:
- the SLC35D2 gene encoding UDP-N-acetylglucosamine/UDP-glucose/GDP-mannose transporter, with translation MSSGQAAEGAPGASPAVSAVPRLLSALFYGTCSFLIVLVNKALLSAYSFPSPMFLGIGQMAATILILYISKLNKIIHFPDFDKSIPVKLFPLPLIYVGNHISGLSSTSKLSLPMFTVLRKFTIPLTLLLEIIILGKRYPLSIIISVFAIVLGAFIAAGSDLSFNLEGYTFVLLNDIFTAANGVYTKQKMDPKELGKYGVLFYNACFMVVPTVIISFSTGDFQQATHFQHWTNFLFVFQFLLSCLLGFLLMYSTVLCSHYNSALTTTVVGAIKNISIAYIGMLIGGDYIFSVLNFIGLNICMAGGLRYSFLTLRENGKSTQSEDEENALLKSKFKSKEVFGRP, from the exons atGAGCAGCGGGCAGGCCGCGGAGGGTGCCCCCGGCGCCTCCCCCGCGGTCTCGGCGGTGCCCAGGCTGCTGTCTGCCCTCTTCTACGGGACGTGCTCCTTCCTCATCGTGCTGGTCAACAAGGCCCTGCTCAGCGCGTACAG CTTCCCATCACCAATGTTTCTGGGAATTGGACAG atgGCAGCTACTATACTTATCTTGTAtatatcaaaattaaataagatTATTCACTTTCCTGACTTTGACAAAAGTATACCTGTGAAG TTGTTTCCTCTGCCTCTGATTTATGTTGGAAACCACATAAGTGGATTATCAAGTACCAGCAAACTCAG ttTGCCGATGTTTACAGTGCTCAGGAAGTTTACCATTCCACTTACATTACTGCTGGAAATCATCATACTtgg AAAACGGTACCCGCTGAGCATTATCATCAGTGTATTTGCCATCGTTCTTGGGGCTTTCATAGCAGCTGG GTCTGATCTGTCTTTTAATCTAGAGGGCTACACCTTTGTATTACTAAATGACATCTTCACAGCAGCAAATGGAGTTtatacaaagcagaaaatggatCCAAAG GAGTTGGGAAAATACGGTGTCCTTTTCTATAACGCTTGTTTTATGGTGGTTCCAACAGTTATTATTAGCTTTTCTACTGGAGACTTTCAGCAG GCAACACATTTCCAGCACTGGAcaaattttttatttgtctttcaatttcttctttcctgcttgTTGGG gtttCTTTTGATGTATTCTACTGTCCTATGCAGTCATTACAATTCTGCACTTACGACAACAGTAGTTGGTGCCATCAAG aatatatCCATCGCTTACATCGGAATGTTAATTGGTGGAGATTACATATTCTCTGTGTTGAACTTTATAGGCCTAAATATTTG tATGGCAGGAGGACTGAGATACTCATTTTTAACTTTAAGAGAAAACGGCAAGTCTACGCAATCTGAGGATGAAGAGAATGCACTTCTCAAGTCAAAGT tcaaATCAAAAGAAGTTTTTGGAAGACCTTGA
- the ZNF367 gene encoding zinc finger protein 367 → MAERPPPAAAAPPVIFCQDSPQRVLVSVIRTTPIKPSPRRGGGEEPAPAPPVPTSPGFSDFMVYPWRWGENAHNVTLSPGTATTAASASSAASEPAQQPRGGAAADAARDEEEAGSTDSSGGGGHRHLKDGIRRGRPRADTVRDLISEGEHSSSRIRCNVCNRVFPREKSLQAHKRTHTGERPYLCDYPDCGKAFVQSGQLKTHQRLHTGEKPFVCSENGCLSRFTHANRHCPKHPYARLKREELTDRLSKKQTADNKAVAEWLAKYWETREQRAPALKSKAIQKTDQEQQDPMEYLQSDEEDDEEKNSAHSAARRRLQEQRERMHGALALIELANLAVAPLRQ, encoded by the exons ATGGCGGAGCGTCCTCCTCCtgcggcggcggccccgccggTGATCTTCTGCCAGGACTCCCCGCAGCGCGTGCTGGTGTCCGTCATCAGGACCACCCCCATCAAGCCgtccccgcggcggggcggcggcgagGAGCcggcgcccgccccgcccgtGCCCACCAGCCCCGGCTTCAGCGACTTCATGGTGTACCCGTGGCGCTGGGGCGAGAACGCGCACAACGTCACCCTCAGCCCCGGCACCGCCACCACCGCCGCCTccgcctcctccgccgcctccgAGCCCGCGCagcagccccgcggcggggcggccgcggaCGCCGCCCGGGACGAGGAGGAGGCCGGCAGCACGGacagcagcggcggcggcgggcaccGGCACCTCAag GACGGCATAAGgcgcggccggccccgggcggACACGGTGCGGGACCTCATCAGCGAAGGGGAGCACTCGTCCAGCAGGATCCGCTGCAACGTCTGCAACAGGGTGTTCCCCAGGGAGAAGTCGCTGCAGGCGCACAAGCGGACGCACACCG GTGAAAGGCCTTATTTGTGTGACTACCCAGACTGCGGGAAAGCCTTTGTTCAGAGTGGGCAGCTCAAAACTCACCAGCGCCTCCACACAGGGGAGAAGCCTTTCGTCTGCTCAGAGAATG gCTGTCTGAGCAGATTCACGCATGCAAATCGTCACTGCCCCAAACATCCGTATGCCCGTCTGAAGAGGGAAGAACTCACTGACAGACTGAGTAAAAAACAGACAGCTGACAATAAAGCTGTGGCTGAGTGGCTAGCAAA ATACTGGGAGACTAGAGAACAGCGTGCTCCTGCTTTGAAAAGTAAAGCAATCCAGAAAACTGATCAGGAACAGCAGGACCCGATGGAGTATCTTCAGTCTGACGAAGAGGATGAcgaagagaaaaacagtgctCACTCAGCTGCTCGCCGCCGCCTCCAGGAACAGCGTGAACGTATGCATGGTGCTTTGGCTCTCATTGAGCTTGCAAACCTAGCTGTGGCACCACTCCGGCAGTAG